The following proteins are encoded in a genomic region of Drosophila willistoni isolate 14030-0811.24 chromosome 3R, UCI_dwil_1.1, whole genome shotgun sequence:
- the LOC6650787 gene encoding kelch-like protein 2, translating into MSEKSDCISESETSEINFDCEDDSSTSSSAKSEHPTVLENRGTEMRTVKVLPASSDSVATETDAETRMWKTFTDAEFAETQDIQVPDLSLYSYCPYKPKRKIKIPNNPPKEKLREVVKDMIKENRGATSCVLIGEDFTIQCHPGLLRCHSRYFANRDWRVREFKFNAEEVPAKGFELAYKWMRFRELPPIGDVAPMLQVAKQLKIDLLERDCWKLLSQKNVREKVAMEVYMQARKLPLLNDLKAVMLSRLRTYFLALVGHNSFLDLTVDELVELISLDSIGVNSEIEVFLAVLRWLNHMPEQRQKHLRRTMAAVRFPYMPMFFLFRLKEGCNAANKVELFSANPMLLAFHMDPQTLQVLENAMTFIGVRQEHNEHGEFVEVCAEHKLKVQYPRRWIYHVGCPYHIYDLSYPYQHKFSLLDFNEFISSLQRKWMRVGAVNYFEERVIDIPP; encoded by the coding sequence ATGTCTGAGAAATCCGATTGCATTTCCGAAAGTGAAACAtctgaaattaattttgattgtGAAGATGACTCAAGTACATCAAGTTCAGCTAAATCGGAACATCCCACTGTGCTGGAGAATCGGGGAACCGAGATGCGGACTGTAAAAGTCTTGCCAGCATCTAGTGACTCTGTAGCTACGGAAACTGATGCTGAGACTCGGATGTGGAAAACCTTCACGGATGCAGAATTTGCTGAGACCCAGGACATTCAGGTGCCAGATCTTTCACTTTATTCGTACTGTCCATATAAGCCAAAACGTAAAATTAAGATCCCAAATAATCCGCCAAAGGAGAAACTTCGTGAAGTAGTCAAGGATATGATAAAAGAGAACCGCGGAGCAACTTCTTGCGTTCTGATCGGCGAAGACTTCACCATTCAATGTCATCCCGGTCTCTTGCGGTGCCATTCGAGGTACTTTGCCAACCGGGATTGGCGTGTTCGCGAGTTTAAATTCAACGCAGAGGAAGTGCCTGCAAAAGGTTTCGAGTTGGCCTACAAATGGATGCGTTTTCGTGAGCTACCACCTATTGGAGACGTGGCCCCTATGCTGCAGGTGgccaaacaattaaaaattgatttgctgGAACGCGATTGCTGGAAACTGCTGTCGCAAAAGAATGTGAGGGAGAAGGTTGCCATGGAAGTGTACATGCAGGCAAGAAAATTACCTCTGCTGAATGATTTGAAAGCGGTGATGTTGTCCCGTCTAAGAACGTATTTCCTGGCCCTGGTTGGCCATAACAGTTTCCTCGATCTCACAGTGGATGAGTTGGTGGAATTAATTTCCCTCGACTCGATTGGTGTTAACTCGGAAATTGAGGTATTCCTGGCTGTCTTGCGTTGGCTCAATCACATGCCAGAGCAACGTCAAAAGCATTTGCGACGAACCATGGCCGCCGTTCGTTTTCCCTATATGCCCATGTTCTTTCTATTTCGCCTGAAGGAAGGTTGCAATGCTGCAAATAAGGTGGAACTCTTTTCGGCAAATCCCATGCTGTTGGCCTTTCACATGGATCCCCAGACCCTACAAGTTCTCGAGAATGCCATGACCTTTATTGGTGTTCGCCAGGAACATAATGAGCATGGAGAGTTTGTCGAAGTTTGTGCTGAGCACAAATTAAAAGTCCAATATCCACGTAGATGGATCTATCATGTAGGATGCCCCTATCATATCTACGATTTGTCCTATCCCTATCAGCACAAGTTTAGTTTATTGGACTTTAATGAATTCATCAGCTCCTTACAACGCAAATGGATGCGCGTTGGTGCAGTCAATTATTTCGAAGAAAGGGTCATTGATATACCCCCATAA